A single genomic interval of Malania oleifera isolate guangnan ecotype guangnan chromosome 11, ASM2987363v1, whole genome shotgun sequence harbors:
- the LOC131168094 gene encoding alpha-dioxygenase PIOX-like has protein sequence MPPIRALFIKTLHHFIHPDFHQLVARMTLFDRFLFLIVHSLDKFGIAWHRLPVFLGLIYLAIRRHLHQEYNLINVGTTPSGVRFNPADYPYRTDNGKYNDPFNEGAGSQGTFFGRNVSPVDQKDEVLKPDPMVVATKLLARRKMIDTGKQFNMIAASWIQFMIHDWIDHLEDTKQMELSAPREVANGCPLKSFKFYKTKEVPTGFYDIKTGTLNIRTPWWDASAIYGSDRERLQKVRSFKDGKLKISKDGLLLHDQDGVALSGDVRNSWAGVSALQALFVLEHNAVCDALHKEYPEMKDEELYRHARLVTSAVIAKIHTIDWTVELLKTDTLLAGMRANWYGLLGKKFKDTFGHIGGGYLLGGLVGMKKPQNHGVPYSLTEEFVSVYRMHSLLPDDLLLRDIFASPGPNKSLPLIEEVPMPNLIGHKGERTLSEIGFTKQIVSMGHQACGALELWNYPMWFRDLVPQNVDGTDRSYHVDLPALEVYRDRERKVARYNEFRRGMLMIPISKWEDLTDDNEAIKTLRDVYGDDVEKLDLLVGMMAETKIKGFAISETAFYIFLIMATRRLEADRFFTSNYNEETYTKKGFEWVNTTESLKDVLNRHYPDMTEKWMNSNSAFSVWDSPPTSRNLIPIYLRVPQ, from the exons ATGCCGCCAATCAGAGCTCTCTTCATCAAAACACTTCACCATTTCATCCATCCAGACTTCCACCAACTAGTTGCGAGAATGACCCTATTTGATCGATTCCTCTTTCTT ATCGTGCACTCTCTCGACAAGTTTGGAATTGCATGGCACCGATTACCAGTGTTCTTAGGACTAATTTATTTAGCAATACGACGTCATCTTCACCAAGAATACAACTTAATTAACGTTGGAACAACTCCATCTGGTGTCCGATTTAATCCGGCGGATTATCCATACAGAACTGACAATGGAAAATATAATGACCCTTTCAATGAAGGTGCCGGTAGCCAAGGGACTTTCTTTGGTCGAAATGTTTCCCCTGTTGATCAGAAAGATGAg GTATTGAAGCCAGACCCAATGGTAGTAGCAACAAAACTGCTGGCAAGGAGGAAAATGATAGACACAGGAAAGCAATTCAACATGATCGCGGCTTCTTGGATTCAGTTCATGATCCATGATTGGATCGACCACTTGGAAGACACCAAACAG ATGGAGTTGAGTGCACCTAGAGAAGTAGCAAACGGATGCCCTCTGAAGTCTTTCAAGTTTTACAAGACAAAGGAAGTTCCAACGGGCTTTTATGACATTAAGACCGGCACCTTGAATATACGAACACCTTGGTG GGATGCAAGTGCGATATATGGAAGCGATAGGGAGAGATTGCAGAAAGTGAGGAGCTTTAAGGATGGGAAGCTAAAGATATCCAAAGATGGGCTTCTCCTCCATGACCAAGATGGCGTTGCTCTCTCTGGAGACGTCCGCAACAGCTGGGCTGGTGTCTCCGCGCTGCAGGCCCTCTTCGTCTTGGAACACAATGCTGTCTGTGATGCCCTCCAT aaggaataTCCAGAGATGAAGGATGAGGAGTTGTATCGCCATGCAAGGCTAGTGACCTCTGCTGTGATTGCCAAGATTCACACCATCGACTGGACTGTGGAGCTTCTCAAAACTGATACTTTACTCGCAGGGATGCGCGCCAATTG GTATGGGCTGCTCGGAAAGAAATTTAAGGACACATTTGGGCACATAGGGGGAGGATACTTGCTTGGAGGTCTGGTGGGCATGAAGAAGCCCCAAAATCACGGTGTCCCCTATTCGTTGACGGAGGAGTTTGTCTCTGTCTATAGGATGCACTCACTCCTACCGGATGATCTTCTCCTTAGGGACATCTTTGCTTCCCCGGGTCCCAACAAATCTCTACCATTAATCGAAGA GGTTCCCATGCCAAATCTAATTGGCCATAAAGGAGAGAGAACCCTCTCAGAAATTGGATTCACAAAGCAAATAGTCTCAATGGGCCACCAAGCCTGTGGGGCCCTCGAGCTTTGGAATTATCCTATGTGGTTTAGGGACCTTGTTCCACAAAATGTGGACGGCACTGATCGGTCCTATCACGTTGACCTACCTGCTCTTGAAG TCTATAGGGATAGGGAGAGGAAAGTAGCAAGGTACAACGAGTTCCGAAGGGGCATGTTGATGATCCCCATCTCCAAATGGGAGGATCTAACAGATGACAACGAAGCTATCAAAACACTCCGCGATGTGTATGGTGACGACGTGGAGAAGCTTGATCTATTGGTAGGCATGATGGCAGAGACGAAGATTAAAGGATTCGCCATTAGTGAGACTGCCTTCTACATTTTCCTCATCATGGCAACCAG GAGGCTGGAAGCAGATAGGTTCTTCACGAGCAACTACAATGAGGAGACGTACACAAAGAAGGGGTTTGAGTGGGTTAATACAACAGAGAGCTTGAAGGACGTGTTGAATCGACATTACCCCGATATGACTGAGAAATGGATGAATTCCAATAGTGCCTTCTCTGTTTGGGACTCACCTCCAACCTCGCGCAATCTCATCCCAATTTATCTTCGTGTTCCTCAGTGA